The sequence below is a genomic window from Colletotrichum destructivum chromosome 4, complete sequence.
CTCAATGTGACCTTCCCATACTTTACCTACTACGGGCTTATACCAGAGTAGCGTCGCAGATAATgggccctcccctccctccggCTGGCTGGAAACACCTGCCCAGTCGAGTTATCAACGCCGTGACGGGGCCCCCGTCCGTCACTGACCTCATGGCCCTCCATTGATTGTCGCCATGGAATCCCGGGCTTGGTGTCCCTGTTCGGATGAGCGGATCCGGTAAGGTGCCGTTTTTTGCAGATTGCAGAACAACCTTGTCTCCACGGCCCAGCCGCCGCGCGGGAGGACCCTCCTACTGTGCCGGTGCGGAATttggcccccctccccttaGCAAAGCGGTTATTGTTATTCCCTCCATCTTTCTTTCTCtatcgtcttcctcttcttctgcccACCGGCGTGTGCCGCGGCAAGGTCCCGTGGCCTGTTTTGGACCCCGTTGGATGACTCGATTCTGCAGTGTATAACATGGCGTCCAGCTCCACACTCCTTTACtgtcccccctctcccccccctttgcaGGGATGGGATCCTTTTCCCACCttcccttgacgacgacgggcgacTCCCGCGCGGTTGCAGCTGATATGTTTTGGTAAGGATACAACTGGCGAGATCTTGGAAAACGCGCCGGTCTTCCCCCTTTGAGCCGGCTCTGCAGCGTTTTGTTCCACCTCTGACGTGGGTCGACCCCAGCTGTCAGACTGTCAAGTCGAAGCTGGGTAAGGTGGCGGTCCCAGGTCCAGTTCCGTTTTCTGATCTTATTGCATGAGTTTCCCTGGAGTTGATGGGCCCTGTTCCTCGCTCCTGTGAAGTGGCAACCCTGACTCGATCGACGATGGATACTCAGTTGCAGAAAATCTTGTCAGTGCCTAGTTGGGTGGGGAAGGACAAGTTTAGAGCAGGGCTGGATCGATGTCTGGATGTAGTTTGATCCCGTCGGAATCTCGTTCTGTATCCGCACGGGTTAGATGTTTTGATTATCGTCGGATCTCCAGTGCGATTGGTAACGCCACGGTTCCGTTCTGCTCGACGGACCACGGAACCGGCTGGTATATGCTGGTCAGTGTCGGAATTTGACCGCGTTATGGGCCAAACCCGCGAATGGACGAGGATCCCAAAAAAGAATGGCCAGTCCGATGGGGTATCCGAACATGGCCAGATATGGACGTGACCAGATGTAGGCAGACTGGCCGCGACGGCCACTGCCGCGACCTAGCCTGCTgctccttttttcccccctctcttccatGACCCTTTCCCTTGTTCGAGATCGTCATTTCCGAGCTGCAGATGCAACGTTGGCAGCTCGTTGCCGCGCGATCAGGAAAGCTGGATATAAGCCCGGTTGCCTCTCCCGAGCCGTCGAGGGGCGTGTTCTCCCTTTCTAGACCAGACTCCCCAGTAGACTAAGATCAAGCTTGTATCTGCATCTTACGATCCATCTGCTGCTAGTCTGAAGGAAGCCATTATTGGTTTGACTGGCCAAGCCTTGTTGTCCATCTTTATGCAAACCTCACTTTCTTCTGTCTTGCTGCATAATAACCTCTAATTTTCTTCCCCCCTTGAGCTACACCACCACCCAAAACAAGCATGCCGTCCGCCATAGAGACCCCGGTTCGCCAACCATCACCAGAGGTGATGCTCATCTCCAAAGTGGCTCCCCAGatgatggacgacgaggccctgtccacggccgccgccatcctcgacatcatctGCCGCTACCGCATCCGGCGGCCGAACGAGACCTGcccggccgagctcgagggccgcctcggcttcctctcCCAGATCTACCGGAAAGTCAAGGCCCGCGCCCAGATCCGCATGTGCCTCCCCGCGTTCCCCTTCAAGTCCCCCAACACAAGGGATAAGGTCCTCACCCGTCTGCccgacaaggccgaggagtTCTCGCTCGCGAACCTCAACGGCCTCTGCTCCGCCATCAAGGACTTGTACGAGCCCGGCGCGAAGCTCACCATCATCTCGGATGGACTGGTGTACAATGGTGAGTCTCGCTGGGCCTTTGTGACACCATCACCTGCACCCTCCTTTTCTTGTGTCCTATttcctttttgtttttcttttccttgttcttcttttcctttcctgACTAACACCCTCAACaagacctcctcggcgtccccGACAAGGAAGTCTGGGCATACGGAGAGACGTTGCGCGACCTCGCTGCCGAGAAGAACCTGACCAACATTGAGTTCTCGCGCCTCCAAGACCTCGTCCACCTGCCCAACCTCCCCAGCAGGCTCGAGGAGATCACAtacgtcgccaacgccaccaACTTCCGCCGCGCTCTCCTCAACACCTTTGGACGCGCCGACTACGACCCCTCCAAGGAGATCTCCCAGAACCAGGACACCTGCCTGACATATCGCGGGTACATCAAGTTCCTCGAGACCGACCTCCGTCACGTATACCCCGTCGGAGAGGACCGGTCCAAGACCAAGTTCAAGACGGGCATCGAGTACATCTCGAAGCAGATGCTCCAGCGTGGTGATGTAAGTCTTCCGTCTCTTTGTCAGGTTGCATGATTTCTTGTCTCTCgggaaaaaagggaaagaaaagaaaaaagaggaaaagaagaagaagaagaagaagaagaagaagaagaagaagaagaagaagaagaagaagaagaagaagaagaagaaaaccccAGTTGTACTCACACTAACCGAACCTCAAAAGGCCttcgcccgcgccgtccgcgaGAACTTCCGCGACCACATCCGCCtctccatccacccatccaccGGCGAGAACAAGATCCCCATCAGCCCGCTGCCCACCACGAGCTACTACACCACTCCCTGGCACTGCTCCATCGCCTTCGAcctcaacggcgccgtcaccaccgGGCCCCGCGCCGACTTCGAGAACGACCCCAAGTACGAGCTCGTCCACGAGGACGGCCGGCCCAGCTACTTCCGCGAGGCGAGCGACCTGCTGCGCTGGAAGTCCGACGTCACCTTCGAGCCCATGTACCCCTGCGGCCTGCTCATccgcccggccgccgggcCCAAGAAGCTCTCCATccacgacgtcgaggccgacaaggtcCGTGCCCTGGCAGAGGTCAACTCCCCCGTCGTCCTCAGGGGCTtctccaagaccaaggaccGCGACCTGttcgtcaagaaggccgaggagtTCGGCAGGCCCTTGCCCTGGAAgttcggcctcgtcctcgaggtcaAGGACCAGGGCGCCGACACCCGCGGCCTGAACAACGTCCTGTCGTCCGAGTGGATGCCCTTCCACTTCGACGGCCTCTTCAAGACGCACAAGGTGCCCCAGGCAGACGGCACCGAGAAGCTTCTCCCCAACCCGCCCAGGTAAGCCTCATTAATCTTCCCCACCGTGCCCATGCATGCTATTACGGCATATGACTGCTCATGATCCTCGAacttgtcttcttctctaaCACTCGAAATCAACCCCTTAGATTCCAGCTCTTCACCTCCATCACCCCCTCGCCGAGCGACACCGGTTTCACCCTCTTCACCCCCTCGCGGCTCCTCTTCCAGAACCTGCCCGCCCACCTCCCCCTCTCGAGGCTCCGCGAGCTCACCTGGAACGTCCAAACCAGCTCCTTCGACTCGACCAAGATGACCGGCCTGCCCCTCGTGGTCTCCCACCCGACGACCGGCGAGCCCTGCCTGCGCTACCACGAGCCCTGGCCCGAGACCAAGACGGCCTTCGACGCGACCTACGTTtccatcgacgacgtcgccgaggccgagagcgcCGACGTCTGCGACACCATCGACTCCCTGCTCCACGACCGCAGGAACACGCTCTACTTCGCCTGGGAGCAgggcgacctcctcgtcagcgACAACATCCTGGCCATGCACACGCGCAGCGACTTCACCGCCGGGTCCCCGAGGGAGATGTGGCGCATTCACTTTGACTAGCTCACGGGAGTCCCGAAGGGTTTGAAAAAGTCTCTTGCCTTTCTCCTGTACATAGGAACTGTCTGCAAAAGTTGGCATATGCGGTATTGGTTTAGGATTCCCCCTCTagttttttctttcttcttttttcttctttctttcttggtTTTTCTTGCGATTGATACGCTTAGTTTATCAGCGAATGAAATGATTAAATCACTTCAAGTCTCTTCTTAAGTGCGGATCTGACTCGTGCTGTGTTGTTGATAGTGATACATGCTACCTAGTTTGTAGATAGTTAATCACATTACAACAGGAATGGATCCAAAATGGGTACATAATATGAAGCTGACAATCCCGAGTCCAGAGTCACATGACCCAACCAAAACTTGTCTATTTGATGGCGATGACCTACGTGATTTGCTACGGTACGTGATAAGCTTACTCGCAATGTTAGACCTACAAGCCTGACCCTTGTAGATCCATCCGTACGTGTACGGGCCTCAGTAGATCTGCTGCTGATTTTGGTGTGGCTGCACTTAAAAGATCTACCTGAGAGGGAAGCTAAACCATCTGCCTCCAACTACAGTATACGCGGTTAAAAATTCTTCATGGGGTTGGCACTGgtaaagaagaagaaagaagcGAAAAGACAAGGAAGAGGTTAGATGGAGGCGCGGAATAGAGCCTGTGGGGTGATGGCATGCGGGAAATAGTAACGAGAAGATCAACAACGTTCGAGTCAATCAACTTGGCCCTATACCACAACAAGCAGTATGCCCTACACCCAGTAAATTCGGCCTCCCCGTACGTTCCATCGGTCATTCTTTCGGGGCATAGCCTCTTCCCTTTCGGCCAACAATCAATTGCCTGCAGGAGTTCATAGCCCCTGATACGACATAGCTGTGATCTTCGCCTGAGGCGATTACGATATAGGTAGGTGTCAGTGCTAGAAGTGGtaagggggggagggaaccTGGGAGAGCCAAACTGAGTAAGGCGTCTTGTCTCCTTGCCACTACGTCGGCTCATGCAAGTTGACAACTCAATCACACATCctagcccccccccccccccccccccccccgcccctctcccctttgCCGCCGGCAACCCGCATTGTACCTTGGCAGGCGCGGGACCTCGGACGGCAGATGTGCTGCAGGGGTGAGATATCGTCAATCCCACCGCCGGATCATCTTTCGGTGGATCTTTCTGTGTTCAGCCTGGCGCGGTCATCTTCCGAGTCTAGGTGGCACCGTTCCTTCGCCTGACAACAACGAGAGGGTCTTGAGACCATCTCTTCCCTTTTCGGATTTTGGTGAAAAAGGCGCAGGCGCGGTTAAACTTGATCTGCTGACGAACAACACAATGATGCTTAATTTTCCATGTCAAGTTTGTCCGCGGTATATCAATAGCCCTCGCAAAAAAGAAGCATACGGGCTCGTCGAGCTTGGGTGGGCTTTTCTCTCCAAGGAAGAACCACGTTCGAGAAGTGGTTAGAGGCAGCTGAAAAATGGCAGGGGAGATAATATCAGAAGGGCATAAATCGCACTCTGTCAAATGGTTAGCGATAGGTATGAAGACTCGACATGGCCGAAGTGACATTAGACTATTGCCGAGGTGATGATAGAATGGGCTTAGAGATGGAGACGAGACACGGTAGCGGCGGTAATTGTGATTGATAGTGAGAGGATACACTGTATTTCTGGTGTTTGGTTTGTGTGTTTGGTTTCGGTGCCGGTTCGGAGTGTTGAAATTGTCCGAGACCGAATGTGCCGTCGCTGGGTGACGCTCCGATGAAGGGCGCGGCCCTCTTACGCTCGACCAGCCGAAGAGGAATTCTGGATACTTGGAACAGCATTTCGACTGGACTTGTTGGGTTTGTCTCGCTTGAAACGGCTATCAAGCTGTAATTTTAATTGCCACGGGGAGGACTCTGGGTGGGAGCTTTCTCCTTCGTTGGACCGGAATCGTCGTAAGAGCGAAACTAAGTTGGCTGATGTGAGACGACTGGGCCTTCGCTTCTCTTTCCGGTACTTAATCATTTACTAATCGAGATTGAAACTACTCAAGTGAGTTCGATACATTAGCCAAGGATTGAGAACGGCCAAGCGCTGTCACGCCTACCAGGGCAATCGCATCACGCAATGctgggaaaggggaggaCGAAAAACATCAAAACATGTCAGTGATCACGGTGCAGCAGGTAGCATTGAATGAATGTTTAGAGCTTGATTCAAATTCTGACCTCTTCAGGCCAACCAAGCTACCTAAAACCCCCATAAGCTCATCATTGTACGAGTTTGCATCAACTGTGATGACCCAGAAGTTGAAACAACTCTGTCCAGTGCCGTTTACCCGCGTGTGCCATTATCCTTAAACGCCATTCCAAGCCAGACGAGTCCAGAACACTTGCCATTGccagaaagaaaaaacccGAAGATATCGTGAGATGGGGAAAAGTCGTAACGAACCcagaggggagggggcggagaCGAGAGGCAAGACCATTCAAATCTCGTCCGGGTTCTCGCCGTTCTCCATGTCGACATCCTTGTTGTCATctttcttcttgtcctcaTCCTTGACGTCGAGCTTCGcgacatcggcggcggcgtcggcagcggcagcctgGTCGGCGGCGTTCTCGGTCTcagccttctcctcgccgtcatcagcAGGGGCGGgtgcggcagcggcatcggcggccttcttggacTTGACGGGGGTCTTGCGCTTGGCGGGggtgcgcttcttcttggcgggAGTCTCGGGAGCagtctcctcgtcatcggcgccctcgccgtcgccggcggcagcggcagcagcagcggcggtcttcttcttggccggggtgttgcgcttcttcttgggagTCTCAacgacgagcttctcctcgccatccgAGTTGGCGAGCTCATCGTTCTCGTCAGTGGCGGGagcagccttcttcttggccggGGTGGCGCGCTTGCGCTTCGGGGTCGCGGCgggcttgccgtcctcgtcgacggcgaggggcATGTCAGCGAAGATTTTCTTCTTGATGGAGCCCCAGGCGTTGGAGGCAGAACGATGGTTGGTCATGCCGCAGGCGGCAGCCAGCTTCTGGTAGTCGATCTGCGacaaggaagaagaaaacgtCAGTTCGGTTCGAATGCGGAAGGTGAAGCTTCTTGACGGGAATCTGGAAATACTCACCTCGGGAGGAGTCTTCATGCAGCTCCAGGCGAGCTTGAGGATCTCAAACTCGCGCTCGGTGAGGACCTGCTTGGCAGAAGCCTCGGGGGAAGAGCCGTCGGCAGACATGATGTATGATGCTTGACGAGCGAGTGTGGTTTATGAGTGACTTGGCAGTAAGCAAAGAAGAGCGATGGTGCTGAAGAAGCAATGGTGAAGGAAGATGGATGGTGATGTGCTGGAGGAAGAAAACGATGATGGTTGAGGAGCGATTGGGTAAATGTAGTGTTTTCCAGATGAGGTGGAAAGGAAGAGGTGTGTGAGAGAAAACTCGAGAGGAATCGAGAGATGAAACGCGCCTTTTTGTAAAAGGTCTTCAGGTAGATGAGGTGATGGAAGCAGCTAGGGCAGGAGCGAAAAGCAATGAATTCTGTTGCCTCATAAAGAGCACGACTGAGAGGACGACTAAGATGAATCTGAACTTGACGTGAGAGAACGAGATAGAAAAAGAGCGGAACTGCCTGAGCAGGCTTGTGGCTGGGACTGGCACGGTGGTAGCTTTCATCTTGTTCTTATTTAGGTAGCAGGTAGCAGCAATATTTGTAGAGCATagcaagaaggaagaagtCTTTCATCCTCGAAGAATTAGTTTCTAAACATTGTTCAAATGTGGCAGTGAGACAGCGTTTAGAGGCTACCTAGGTGGACAGAGTGGAAGGCACTGGCAGAGGTTTGTGTTGTTGTAAACTGTATTATTGTAAAACAAGCCCAGAAATGATTTTTGGAAAGACTACAGCTGCCTGCAATGCAAATAGGCACTGGGTGTTACTACTTTGCTTCCTTTGTTGACTTGGAGGGGCTGGACGATGAACGCTGTCGCTTGTTGGCTTGGAGAACAAGTGGGAAGACCACCTCATTCAGACCGCCCCTTCTCAGTTTGACTCGAAGGCGTGAGAAGCTGCCGTCGATAAACAATGTTTACTCtaagatgggggggggggggttatgAGATGATGGCAATAGCACTGTTGATTAACTCTAGTATTCTGTTTCCTTTCTAGGGTGGCAGCTGAAAGCCACTCCAAGATCGAGTCTCAACTTTTTGCCTCATTAGAAAACTTCCATGGCATCCTAGACTTGTTTGAGCAAAGTTGGCTGTCTAAATGTACGTAATGAGGAAATAGCACACATGATAAGCGGTAAGTAATGAGCAGTGAGCTGCACGCAAAATACCCAAGCTGGTCAAGGGAAGGAGCAAGCAGCAGTCCCAGGCATGAAAACGCATGCGAAGCTCATTTCAGATCTCCCAAAACTCTTTAGCGGACATTGACAATTCTTCGATCTCTCCGCAGAGAACCACCGTTTCCCCCTTGTGGTCATGAACTCCGTTCAGTTTACCGTTAACATCATCCTGAATCTGTTGATCATCTCAAAGATCCATGTTGGCCTGCGTCAGTCAGCCCACGATCAATATGCAAGCAGGGATCCAGCACGCTTGCAGcctggcgtcggcgtctaTAGGTTTGGCCTACTTCCTCTGGAGGAACAACCTTTAATATCAGAAGGGCAGAGGTAACCGGGAGGCGTGGATTACAACAAAGGCCAGTGCCGACGCGCTCTTGATTGTTTCGTCTCAGCATCCTGACCTTCATCGAGTCGGCAATTAGCAAAGAGGCTACGAAGCAAAACATCATCAAAGTTGCCCGGCCAGGTCTCCTTCGTAGCACCGAAATAGCGCATCACTGCCCTCATTTCGATGGACGTTAACATCTGGTATTCATTGCATGGCTACGAAGGTGATCGCCATGCGCGCATAGATCCCACTTTAAGACGGACGATGCAAGTAGCATAAATCACAACGTTCACGAGGTAGAACAGGCACAGATAGAGTATAGTACTAATGACTTGATGGAGTAATAAACGCATTTTCTATTGTCTTGGCGCGGGAATTACCCAGATTTCGCTGTAAGTTGAAGCTCTTGCACGTAGTAGTCGCATTATGTCGACATTCAAATCAGAACAACCTCGTCACAGTCCCAGCCACCTCTAGCTCTCACAAGCTCTCATCCGACCTGTGCAGTTGCAGTATCCATATGTGAGAATTGCTCTGACCCCCATGCCACCACACTCCAGGCAGATCGTTCCCAACAAGATAATGTATAACAGACGCAGTCAGTCCTCCGAGATGCTTTTGCTTGACGGTTTGACTAGCATCCCTGGTAGACGGCGACTGACCAGGCGTTTGCGACGTTGTTGCAGGAAGAGTACTGGCCGCTCGAAATACCCTGGTGGTGTATCTTGGATCCTCTGCAGTTGGGAGCGTCGAAGAAGTCCACAGTAGGATAAGGGTTTCCCGTCGTCTGGCGCCAAAGCCAACCACTTTGGATGGCATTGCTCACGGAGTAGCAACCGCCACAGCCGAAGTTCTTCACTTCAAACATGAAGTTGTAGCCGTCGCAGTTGAAACCAGAGTATGCGTTGAACTGGTtgttgccgccgcggcgttcGACGGCAGAAATGTTTgcagcctcgacgtcggccgcgTCGATTTTGCAGTTCTTGACACGCTCCATCGGCTCCCAGTCAGTGGTGTCGTTGAGGGTGAGGTACTCGGCGAATTCGTCGGGAGTCCAGGAAACGCCTTCGGTACAGGTGTAGGCTGAAACAGCAACTACCAACGAGGCGAATGCGAGGGCAATTTTGAAGTGCATCTTGTTTTTTGAAAGGTAGGCTCGGGGGCGAGGTCTGAAAACAGTGTAGTCTTTGGTTTTGGTTTGATCTTTAATGGAAGTGCTTCTTCTGCTAACTGTTGCTAAGAACACCGAGGCTATTTAAGCTTCTACTGTCTAGCTAGATGCTGATTCTCTTGTGTCGGTTTTGAGTCTTTTTACAAGGCTCCTTGTAGAGAACCTAGTTCAACTACAGACTCTTACTCAGATCCCACTCAGTTGGCATTACCATCATCCCAGCTTTATCATAACCATTGTTCCAAAAGCAACCAAGAGGTGGATATTGGACAATTGAATTTGAGTAAGCCACAACGTCTACGGGCTATTTTTAGAAGAGTAGAATCATTTGTGTAGGAAAGGGATGTATCTACATCCAGCATTACAAGTATAAACATTCCTAAACATTTCCTAAGAGTTCTCATTCTGTAACAGCAGCAGATCACCATCAGTCAAGCACAATCTTCTTCCTTGCATTCTTCAGGATACCAAGTACCAGTCCTATCTAGCATCCAATTCCAACCGCCAACTGACCAACCAACCGAAACCATGCGCTTCAACATCCCCCTCGCAATTACCTCGCTTGCAGCTACCATTTCAGCCTACAGCTGCACTGACGGCCTTGCCTGGACTCCTGAGGAGTTCGCCGACTATctcaccctcgacgacaccACTGGCTGGGCGCCAATGGAGCGTATTAAGCATTGTCGACTTGACGAGTCCGACGTTCTGACCGACATCCCCGCCGTCGAAGTCCCTCATGGTACTCTCAAAGCCCGCAGTGGCGGCAACCGATTCGTAGCCTATTCCGCCGACAACTGCCCCACGAACAACGCCATAATCAGCGTCAACAACTTCGGCTGCGGTGAATGCTACAGCGTCCCTAGTGGCATTAAGAGCGGCTATCTCTGGCGGCAGTACAACGGGAATCCCTACCCGACCGTGGACTTTTACAGCGGCGAAGGCTGCTCGGGTTCCAAGATTCATCACCAGGGGATTGAGTCTGGAAGGTCCGAGTCCTGCAACAACGTCAACACCGCTCGCTCTTTCGTCGTTTATCAGGGGTGCTAGGCTGCTTACTGTATGAGAGCGAGGGCTGTTAGCAGTGGCTGTGGTTGATAAGCCAGGTGATGCACAATATTGCGACTACGATATAGCAAGGTGCAGCCAACCACATCCACCGAGTCAAATTCATTCAGGCTACTTAGATTCCTCTTCAAAAGACATACCTATATCTTGGTGAAAGGTGTCAGGCTCATTTCAGTACACTCGTTACAATGATTATCACAGTATGCTCATGAGAGAACATGGTCTTACACAAGCATGGTTAAGTCTGCCAAGGATATGCCAGGATACGGGGTCTTCCACTCACTGCGTAGATAGTCGGCTTATTTCCAGAGTTTTCCGTTCGTTAATCATACTCATCAGTACACTCCGCTGATCCCCCGCCTTACCGTAGCAGCCCAACACGAGGTGCTGACAGAGGCGTTCATGTCAACACATTATGAGCAGTAAGGGCTTCCAAAGTGTACTACTCAGCTCTGAGGCTGAAACGTTGCCTACGAACAAATTTGACAACAATATAATGTCCTACAAGCCAAATCGAAACTCCCTAGGttacagcagcagcagtaaaTAGATACATAGTTATACACAACCAATGATTTTCTAAGGATGAAGTGAGCCCCTGGGCTGGGTTGACGCTGACCTTTTTTTTCCAAgagatgaaggaggagagaaatGTACGTAAGTAGGGTTGTGCATAGTATTCTGAGTTGATTGATAAGAAGATCAACCTCTAGGAGGATTCGTTAGTTGATGCGATGTCTTGATACCTGAAAGGTTGCATGGATTGGTCTAGTTTTATATGCACAATAGCTTGTAGAGGCAAAGGGCTCACAATTGTCGCAAAAACGACGCCGTTAATTGCGTGGCAGCAACTGACACCTTACATATCTGTACCGTGCAAAAATTGCTTATCAAGATCTTTAATATGGTCACCAGCAACATGAGTGGGCATCAAGTTGGCTGTCAGGTTGGCGTCTGTGCTAACACCGGCATGGCGATGCTGCCATTGCAGGTTCCGTACATTCGTCCAACGCTGCTACCCAACCAGTGCATTCGGCTATGCGTAGGCTCATTGAACTAAagaacggggggggggggtgttgcTGGGAACACGTAGGTGAGGTTATCCTGGCGTCACGACCTAGATGGTGTTGCACTGATCTCTGCTTTAAAGTAGCTGTCATCGCCTAGCTTCAGTCCAGCAAGAGGTGTTGTTACTTCTGT
It includes:
- a CDS encoding Putative isocyanide synthase/Spore wall maturation protein DIT1, whose amino-acid sequence is MPSAIETPVRQPSPEVMLISKVAPQMMDDEALSTAAAILDIICRYRIRRPNETCPAELEGRLGFLSQIYRKVKARAQIRMCLPAFPFKSPNTRDKVLTRLPDKAEEFSLANLNGLCSAIKDLYEPGAKLTIISDGLVYNDLLGVPDKEVWAYGETLRDLAAEKNLTNIEFSRLQDLVHLPNLPSRLEEITYVANATNFRRALLNTFGRADYDPSKEISQNQDTCLTYRGYIKFLETDLRHVYPVGEDRSKTKFKTGIEYISKQMLQRGDAFARAVRENFRDHIRLSIHPSTGENKIPISPLPTTSYYTTPWHCSIAFDLNGAVTTGPRADFENDPKYELVHEDGRPSYFREASDLLRWKSDVTFEPMYPCGLLIRPAAGPKKLSIHDVEADKVRALAEVNSPVVLRGFSKTKDRDLFVKKAEEFGRPLPWKFGLVLEVKDQGADTRGLNNVLSSEWMPFHFDGLFKTHKVPQADGTEKLLPNPPRFQLFTSITPSPSDTGFTLFTPSRLLFQNLPAHLPLSRLRELTWNVQTSSFDSTKMTGLPLVVSHPTTGEPCLRYHEPWPETKTAFDATYVSIDDVAEAESADVCDTIDSLLHDRRNTLYFAWEQGDLLVSDNILAMHTRSDFTAGSPREMWRIHFD